From a single Scylla paramamosain isolate STU-SP2022 chromosome 28, ASM3559412v1, whole genome shotgun sequence genomic region:
- the LOC135115154 gene encoding uncharacterized protein LOC135115154, which yields MERRYAEGATHADQPAGPPRLRVLQWNVQGLRPKKHQVLQAVFEEHLDVVLLQETLTPADFEWRVAGYTPHSLPTAEDTRGCAALVRNTIPHRRVAAPVNCGDGVEVLALELQEGSLPLLSLGCGRPQRPPPHATVTVPSQRNGPTLTSDHFATLTTLPVAPPVPPRLPPRWNIRRADWTKFQASLDEWWAAYQPPADLHQQERDLTTAIQTAAAAAIPRCTLSRRHRTDWWYYKEEVREHNHRVNQHRKLYKRRPNPNNLRLLQDVVARARQVSLRAREAKWLEWCATFSHHTSLGQLWRSVRTASGAVPPRPPAHPHPQQEAERLATMFTTRSSSDQLPPQTQRIQQQLRPHRDEAVREAMEEADVTDQPFSLQEPERARRRGRDTAAGADGVPYSMLAHAGPAGDAALLATINASWMAGCLPPAWKEADIQPIPKPREPTKIRPISLLSCTAKTAERMVLARLQWRVGPSHPHVFGYTREVSTADSILALLTQIDRRPAVIVFIDLEKAFELASPHAILDALVRKGVRGRLLAWLRDYLQRRRARVSRFQGLRSTFKVLENGTPQGGILSPLLFNLLMEQLVALPFHAGTVLLSYADDLALVVTGRGNKLRRTQQALDLISGKCQDLGLKISAEKSRAMMVKAADPTWQLHVQGVELAWTNSYQYLGVWVDKRPSFTAHAAYLRERTQSRLSVMRAMTRINAGATFSVLRQYYVHAVRSLVDYSAPVLIALSPNQQERIEVLQNTAMRTMLGAPRWSSACVMQSETRLVPLTTRVQQITACRVARVLQRDAEGVTQRRLRLAGTQGAESLRRNPWLLQCTLATHNLARMENWPQADLPAPTFRAPPPWEPPAAEFSATQLPASKALCAVEEMRQHAFMALAQVTEPDSVVYYTDGSADPDSGRTGAAAITRGAEVCERTPDHCSTLQTELVAILLALEHAQHRRERTVAPQQPYPSDNVGLVTVILGSLQSLAAQGRRVRLNWIPSQVGVRGNEAADAAAKRAASGPQVTRHVPPSLSQVRARARLAATKRARHTHRQLETRKRQAAWYASATGYQSLDASQQQPRADGVLLQRVRLGYCTREQLYDDFRWQECDHCGRHSRHPLVHYLLSCPATAALRPTPPPPAHPVGGDLLSSREARAALIVHHTPTDLMLRVLRAAPPPR from the exons ATGGAGAGGAGATATGCTGAGGGCGCCACCCACGCGGACCAGCCTGCAGGGCCCCCCAGGCTCAGAGTCCTGCAATGGAACGTGCAGGGCCTGCGACCCAAGAAACATCAAGTCCTACAGGCCGTCTTCGAGGAACACCTTGACGTTGTGCTCCTCCAGGAAACACTGACACCCGCCGACTTTGAATGGAGGGTGGCGGGCTACACCCCTCACTCGCTCCCCACAGCGGAGGACACCCGAGGCTGTGCAGCACTGGTGAGGAACACAATCCCTCACCGTAGGGTTGCAGCCCCAGTCAACTGCGGGGACGGTGTGGAGGTCCTGGCGCTGGAGCTGCAGGAGGGAAGTCTCCCGCTCCTG TCTCTTGGTTGCGGGCGACCTCAACGCCCACCACCCCATGCTACAGTCACCGTCCCCAGCCAACGAAACGGACCGACCCTCACCAGCGACCACTttgccaccctcaccaccctcccagTGGCCCCGCCGGTCCCACCCCGCCTGCCCCCACGCTGGAACATAAGGAGAGCGGACTGGACCAAGTTTCAGGCCTCTCTTGACGAGTGGTGGGCCGCCTATCAGCCGCCCGCCGACCTACATCAGCAGGAGAGGGACCTGACGACGGCCATCCAGACCGCAGCCGCCGCAGCCATCCCCAGGTGCACCCTGAGCCGCCGCCACCGGACAGACTGGTGGTACTACAAGGAAGAGGTGCGCGAGCACAACCACCGTGTCAACCAGCACAGGAAACTGTACAAAAGGCGCCCCAACCCCAACAACCTAAGACTCCTACAGGATGTGGTGGCCCGCGCACGGCAGGTATCCCTGAGGGCCAGAGAGGCTAAGTGGCTGGAGTGGTGCGCCACTTTTAGCCACCACACGTCTCTAGGCCAGCTGTGGAGGAGCGTGAGGACAGCCTCCGGCGctgtcccgccccgcccgcccgcccacccGCACCCGCAGCAGGAGGCAGAGAGGCTTGCCACCATGTTCACCACGCGGAGCTCCAGTGACCAGCTTCCTCCCCAGACACAACGCATCCAGCAGCAGCTCCGACCACACCGCGACGAGGCTGTCAGGGAGGCGATGGAGGAAGCCGACGTGACTGACCAgcccttctcccttcaagagcCGGAGCGGGCTAGGAGGAGAGGCCGCGACACGGCAGCGGGGGCGGACGGCGTGCCATACTCCATGTTGGCGCACGCTGGGCCGGCTGGGGACGCCGCGCTGTTGGCCACCATCAACGCCTCATGGATGGCGGGCTGTCTGCCGCCCGCGTGGAAGGAAGCCGACATTCAGCCGATTCCAAAGCCGAGGGAGCCCACCAAGATCagacccatctctctcctcagctgcaCGGCCAAAACGGCTGAGAGGATGGTGCTCGCGCGGCTACAGTGGCGCGTAGGGCCCTCTCACCCACATGTGTTCGGCTACACCCGCGAAGTGAGCACGGCAGACAGCATCCTCGCCCTGCTGACCCAAATTGACCGCCGCCCCGCCGTCATCGTCTTCATCGACCTCGAGAAGGCGTTCGAGCTAGCCAGCCCTCACGCCATCCTCGACGCACTCGTGCGGAAAGGGGTGCGAGGAAGGCTGCTGGCCTGGCTCCGCGACTACCTGCAGCGCCGCCGCGCCAGGGTTAGTAGGTTCCAGGGCCTGAGGTCGACCTTCAAGGTACTTGAGAACGGGACGCCCCAGGGCGGCATCCTCAGCCCCCTACTGTTCAACCTGCTGATGGAACAGCTAGTGGCACTGCCTTTCCACGCTGGCACCGTCCTGCTGAGCTACGCCGATGACCTCGCCCTCGTGGTCACCGGAAGGGGCAACAAGCTCAGGAGGACGCAGCAGGCACTCGACCTCATCAGCGGGAAATGCCAGGACCTGGGGCTCAAGATCTCGGCAGAGAAGTCCCGGGCCATGATGGTGAAGGCAGCAGACCCAACCTGGCAGCTCCACGTCCAGGGAGTTGAGCTGGCATGGACCAACTCCTACCAGTACCTCGGTGTGTGGGTGGACAAGCGGCCGTCCTTCACAGCCCACGCCGCCTACCTGAGGGAGAGGACGCAGTCTAGGCTGAGCGTGATGCGGGCCATGACGCGAATCAACGCGGGCGCCACTTTTTCCGTCCTGCGCCAGTACTACGTGCACGCTGTTCGCTCGCTGGTGGATTACAGCGCCCCCGTCCTCATAGCACTCTCTCCAAACCAGCAGGAGCGGATCGAGGTGCTACAAAACACCGCAATGAGGACCATGCTGGGGGCACCGAGGTGGTCCAGCGCATGCGTCATGCAGAGCGAGACCAGACTggtacccctcaccaccagggtaCAGCAGATCACGGCCTGCCGCGTAGCGAGGGTGCTGCAGCGTGACGCGGAGGGAGTGACACAGAGGAGACTGAGACTGGCGGGGACGCAGGGCGCCGAATCTCTCCGCCGCAACCCGTGGTTGCTGCAGTGCACGCTGGCTACCCACAACCTGGCTCGCATGGAGAACTGGCCACAGGCGGACCTCCCTGCCCCCACCTTCCGTGCCCCACCCCCGTGGGAGCCACCCGCGGCAGAGTTCTCCGCCACACAGCTGCCCGCCAGCAAGGCGCTCTGCGCCGTGGAGGAGATGCGGCAGCACGCCTTCATGGCCCTGGCGCAGGTCACCGAGCCAGACAGTGTTGTGTACTACACCGACGGCTCGGCTGACCCTGACAGCGGAAGGACGGGCGCTGCTGCCATCACCAGAGGGGCCGAGGTGTGTGAGAGGACTCCCGACCACTGCTCCACCCTGCAGACAGAACTGGTGGCCATCCTGCTGGCCCTGGAGCACGCTCAACACCGGCGGGAGCGCACCGTG GCTCCCCAACAGCCGTATCCCAGCGACAACGTGGGCCTCGTCACCGTCATCCTGGGTAGCCTCCAGAGCCTCGCCGCGCAGGGGCGGCGGGTGAGGCTCAACTGGATACCCAGCCAAGTGGGAGTACGAGGCAACGAGGCTGCCGACGCAGCCGCCAAGAGAGCTGCTAGTGGCCCCCAGGTGACACGGCATGTGCCGCCCAGCCTGAGCCAAGTGAGGGCGCGAGCCAGGCTCGCCGCAACCAAGCGCGCCCGCCACACGCACCGGCAGCTGGAAACCAGGAAGAGACAGGCAGCTTGGTACGCCTCCGCCACTGGCTACCAGTCGTTGGACGCCTCCCAGCAGCAGCCCAGAGCAGACGGCGTGTTGCTGCAACGCGTAAGGCTGGGCTACTGCACCAGGGAACAGCTGTACGACGACTTTCGGTGGCAGGAGTGCGACCACTGCGGGAGGCACAGCCGCCACCCGCTAGTGCACTACCTACTGTCCTGTCCGGCCACCGCTGCCCTCAGaccaacgccgccaccaccggccCATCCTGTAGGCGGTGATCTCCTCAGCAGCCGCGAGGCCAGGGCTGCCCTCATCGTCCACCACACGCCCACAGACCTGATGCTGCGAGTTCTCAGGGCAGCGCCCCCTCCCCGCTGA